The proteins below come from a single Sorghum bicolor cultivar BTx623 chromosome 4, Sorghum_bicolor_NCBIv3, whole genome shotgun sequence genomic window:
- the LOC110434761 gene encoding uncharacterized protein LOC110434761, whose amino-acid sequence MEEKDEDALGTIHTKVWNVTENDFVILDPDNLTDKDEINQQCNNAALNAIYQGIDSKVFEQIKDLEKASEMWQRLVEIYEGNQNVKSAKLYMLKDKLFNFKMEKDESIPEMFYRLQVIVNYLKNLGEKVKDEDFSHKFLMCLPKRFSTLRRMIFREGLSKVTPNEVLGDIMTDAQYNDDLSEGEEDKREKKDKKEKNMAFKASSSSKGKTKKEKPSEEEIDSDDEAKALLVRKMGKFMKKKGYGARKRRDFTKGNGNGRLCFQCKSPDHVVLFIHHNQLKLKYE is encoded by the exons atggaagagaaagatgaagatGCACTCGGTACCATTCATACCAAAGTGTGGAATGTGACCGAGAATGACTTTGTTATCCTTGATCCCGACAATCTCACCGACAAGGATGAAATCAACCAACAATGCAATAATGCTGCTCTCAATGCCATATATCAAGGGATTGATTCAAAAGTGTTTGAACAAATTAAAGATCTTGAAAAAGCAAGTGAAATGTGGCAAAGATTGGTTGAGATATATGAGGGCAACCAAAATGTCAagagtgccaagttgtacatgctcaaggacaagctattcaACTTCAAGATGGAAAAAGATGAGTCCattccggagatgttctatagactCCAAGTGATTGTCAATTATCTCAAGAACCTTGGAGAGAAagtaaaggatgaggacttctcaCATAAGTTCCTCATGTGCTTGCCAAAGAGATTCTCTACTTTAAGAAGAATGATCTTTAGAGAAGGATTGAGCAAGGTGACTCCAAATGAAGTGCTTGGTGACATAATGACCGATGCTCAATACAATGATGATCTTAGTGAAGGAGAAGAGGACAAGAGGGAAAAGaaagacaagaaagagaagaatatGGCATTCAAAGCTTCATCCTCCTCCAAGGGCaagaccaagaaagaaaagccaAGTGAGGAAGAgattgatagtgatgatgaggctaaggcTCTTCTAGTCCGCAAGATGGGCAAGTTCATGAAAaagaagggctatggtgcaagaaagagaagagacttCACCAAAGGCAATGGCAATGGAAGGCTTTGCTTCcaatgcaagagccccgatcatgtgGTG ctcttcatccaccacAACCAACTCAAGCTCAAGTAtgagtga